ACGGTGAGCAGGAAGAACGGCACGGAGATCGCCAGCCCGAGCACCCACAGGCCGAGCATCCGCCCGACGTAGAGGTGGTGCGGCCGGTAGCCGGCGAGCCGGAGCCGGGGTTCCAGTTCGCGGGCGGCGCTGGTGGCGAAGAGCGCGGCCGTGCTGACCGCCCAGCTGATGCCGAGCAGCAGCGCGCGCACCGACTGCCCGACGTAGGCATCCCGCCGGATCAGCCAGAAGGTCAACGGCATCAACAGCAGGAGCAGGAGTACGCCCCGGCGGCGCGCCAGCTCCCGCAGCGTCATCTCGGCCACGGTGACCAACCGGTTCACGATCGGCCTCCCTGCCGGGCGGTGGTCAGGTCGAGCACCACGTCGACCCGGTCGAGTTGGTTGAGCAGATGGGTCACCACCACGATGGCCCGTCCCTCGTCGCGCAGCCGGATCAGCTGGTCCCAGAGGTTGACGTAGCTGCCCTGGTCGAAGCCCTGGTAGGGCTCGTCGAGCAGCAGCACGTCCGGCGCCGCCAGGGTGGACATGGTGAGGTTCAGCTTCTGCCGCGTACCGCCGGAGAGGTGCCGGGCGAGCACATCGCCCTCGGCGTCCCAGCCGAGGTGCCGGGCCGCCGCCCGGCCGGCCCGCCGGGCCGGCCCCCGTGGTAGGCCCTGACCGGCCCCCACCAGGACGAAGTGTTCGTCGGGCAGCAGGAAGTCGGCCGTGCCGCCCTGCTGCGGGCAGTAGCCGAGCCGGCCGGAGACGGTCACCTCGCCGGCGTCGGGAGAGATCAGGCCGGCGCAGATCCGCAGGAAGGTGCTCTTGCCGCAGCCGTTCGCGCCGACCACGGCGGCGATCTGCCCGGCCCGTACGGTGAGCGTGGCGTCGCGTAGCACCGTACGGCGCCCGTACCGCTTGGTGATGCCTTCGGCGTGCAGCCGGACCGGGCCGGGAGGCGGGCCGGGCGCGGTGCCGATGCTCTCCACGATCGCGGCGGCGTACGCCTGCGGCGGCCCGAAGACCAGCCACGGATCGCCGCCCCCCTCGCGCAGGTGCGTGGCGGTTTCGGCGACCACGTGCCGGGCGGTGTCGACCGCCACCCGGCGTTGGTGCAGCTCGGCCGCGAACGCCCGCAGCCACTCGTCGGCGTTCACCCGTCGACCCCCTTCGTGACGATGCCGGTCACCGGAGCCACGAACGCGAGCCAGGCGTTGCCGCCGTGCCGCAGCGCCGCCCGCCCGTCGTCGGTGAGCTGGTAGTACTTGCGGGCCGGACCGGAACCGCCCGCCCGCCACTGCGCGGTGACCAGCCCGGTGCGTTGCAGCCGCAGCAGCACCGGGTAGAGCGTGCCGCCCTGGATCGGCCCGACGCCCGCGGCGTCGAGGGACTGGGCGAGCTGGTAGCCGTAGGACTCGCCGTCGCGCAGCAGGGCGAGCACGCAGAGGTCGAGCACCCCACGCAGCCACTGCCCCCGACGGTCGGAATCCACCCGCCGAACCCTAGTGGGGCTATCTAGATGGCACAACTACCTAGCGAGGCATGGTGCGATCCGTCGCCGACCGGCGACTGCGCGTGACCTCACGTGCCGGCGCGTGCCGGCTCAGCCGGCGACTACGTCGGAGATCACGACGGTCACGTTGTCCGGCGCGCCGGCCTGGTGGGCGAGCTTCACCAGCTGCTCGCCGCACTGC
This is a stretch of genomic DNA from Micromonospora sp. WMMD1082. It encodes these proteins:
- a CDS encoding ATP-binding cassette domain-containing protein, with the translated sequence MNADEWLRAFAAELHQRRVAVDTARHVVAETATHLREGGGDPWLVFGPPQAYAAAIVESIGTAPGPPPGPVRLHAEGITKRYGRRTVLRDATLTVRAGQIAAVVGANGCGKSTFLRICAGLISPDAGEVTVSGRLGYCPQQGGTADFLLPDEHFVLVGAGQGLPRGPARRAGRAAARHLGWDAEGDVLARHLSGGTRQKLNLTMSTLAAPDVLLLDEPYQGFDQGSYVNLWDQLIRLRDEGRAIVVVTHLLNQLDRVDVVLDLTTARQGGRS
- a CDS encoding PadR family transcriptional regulator, translated to MDSDRRGQWLRGVLDLCVLALLRDGESYGYQLAQSLDAAGVGPIQGGTLYPVLLRLQRTGLVTAQWRAGGSGPARKYYQLTDDGRAALRHGGNAWLAFVAPVTGIVTKGVDG